The following are encoded together in the Culex pipiens pallens isolate TS chromosome 1, TS_CPP_V2, whole genome shotgun sequence genome:
- the LOC120431354 gene encoding uncharacterized protein LOC120431354, whose product MTLTSTSTTTTTTANPMPVLEVNTTQLQLFADVCSTVTSASESVPAPIMNSLVSATQVVTNESLPNPVAVAVMNLAIPTTISIPSIPGPIMSINTTEVIEDCAEDKGNMSEPLEDDAVIENDLEQQQLDESAEKRKSMEIPLLVDEELKTEEEVQAKLDLDENEVKMVDASEENETVNDEVVINQH is encoded by the coding sequence ATGACGCTGACGAGCAccagcacgacgacgacgaccaccgCGAACCCGATGCCCGTGCTCGAGGTCAACACGACGCAGCTGCAGCTTTTCGCGGACGTTTGCAGCACCGTAACGAGCGCCTCGGAAAGCGTGCCCGCGCCGATCATGAACTCGCTCGTGTCCGCCACCCAGGTGGTCACCAACGAATCACTGCCAAATCCGGTGGCCGTCGCCGTGATGAACCTTGCCATCCCGACGACCATCTCCATCCCGAGCATTCCCGGCCCGATCATGAGCATTAATACGACGGAAGTTATCGAAGACTGCGCCGAGGACAAAGGCAACATGAGCGAACCGTTGGAGGACGACGCCGTGATTGAGAACGAcctggagcagcagcagctggacgAATCGGCGGAGAAgcgaaaatcgatggaaatacCGTTGCTTGTGGACGAGGAACTCAAGACCGAGGAGGAAGTGCAAGCCAAGCTTGATCTGGACGAAAACGAGGTGAAAATGGTCGACGCGAGCGAGGAAAACGAGACCGTCAACGATGAGGTGGTAATCAACCAACATTGA